One segment of Panicum virgatum strain AP13 chromosome 3K, P.virgatum_v5, whole genome shotgun sequence DNA contains the following:
- the LOC120699743 gene encoding probable polygalacturonase — protein MARLVALALAVAVAVGVLVIARAEAEPRCARRGRSAPPRPHSVTITEFGAVGDGVTLNTVPFQNAVFYVRSFADKGGAQLYVPKGRWLTGSFNLTSHLTLFLESGAVIVGTQEVSQWPVAEPLPSYGRGMDLPGLRHRSLINGLNLTDVVITGNNGIIDGQGSTWWNWFRSNKLNYSRPHLVEFVDSEQIVISNITFLNSPAWSIHPVYCRNVVLNNITIQTSLDAPLNHGIVPDSSSNMCIEDSNISVSHDAISLKSGWDNYGITFGRPTSDIHIRRVNLQSPLGAALAFGSEMSGGISDIHADHLRIHGSSKGIFFKTAQGRGGYIRDTVISDVQMEDVNVAIAFTGSWSSHPDDHFDPAALPLINRITLKNMTGTKISVAGVLSGITGDPFTGICLSNINFSLADSANSTSWSCSNVSGYSKLVLPEPCLDLRTTPSNSSICSALPSYHAIAVA, from the exons ATGGCGAGGCTA GTGGCTCTGGCattggcggtggcggtggcggtgggggtCCTCGTCATCGcccgggcggaggcggagccgcGGTGCGCGCGTCGCGgccggagcgcgccgccgcggccgcacaGCGTGACGATCACCGAGTTCGGGgccgtcggcgacggcgtcaCCCTCAACACGGTGCCCTTCCAGAACGCCGTCTTCTACGTGCGGTCCTTCGCCGACAAGGGCGGCGCGCAGCTGTACGTGCCCAAGGGACGGTGGCTCACCGGCAGCTTCAACCTCACCAGCCACCTCACCCTCTTCCTGGAGAGTGGTGCCGTCATCGTCGGCACACAG GAGGTGTCACAGTGGCCTGTTGCGGAACCTTTGCCATCATATGGACGGGGAATGGATCTTCCAGGTCTGAGACATCGTAGCTTAATAAATGGGCTGAATCTAACTGATGTTGTAATTACTG GGAATAATGGAATCATTGATGGCCAGGGTTCCACATGGTGGAACTGGTTTCGCTCAAATAAGTTGAACTATAGCCGTCCTCATCTTGTGGAGTTTGTGGATTCTGAACAAATTGTTATTTCAAATATAACATTCTTAAATTCCCCTGCATGGAGTATACATCCAGTGTATTGCAG GAATGTTGTGCTCAATAATATCACAATTCAGACTTCATTGGATGCTCCACTTAATCATGGAATCGTTCCAG ATTCAAGCTCAAATATGTGCATCGAAGATAGCAACATCAGCGTTAGCCATGATGCCATCTCATTAAAAAGTGGGTGGGACAACTATGGCATTACTTTCGGAAGGCCAACTTCAGACATTCACATTAGAAGAGTGAATCTGCAATCCCCGTTGGGTGCTGCCCTTGCATTTGGGAGCGAGATGTCTGGTGGGATCTCAGATATTCATGCCGATCACCTCCGAATCCACGGTTCATCCAAAGGCATCTTCTTCAAGACTGCACAAGGCCGCGGAGGCTATATAAGAGATACCGTAATTTCAGACGTCCAAATGGAAGATGTTAATGTTGCCATTGCATTCACCGGTTCTTGGTCAAGTCACCCAGATGACCATTTTGATCCAGCTGCACTCCCACTGATTAATCGAATTACCCTGAAGAACATGACTGGAACAAAAATCTCGGTCGCCGGCGTTTTGTCAGGAATCACTGGCGATCCATTCACCGGAATATGCCTCTCCAATATCAATTTTTCCCTAGCCGATTCGGCCAATTCCACCTCCTGGTCTTGCTCCAATGTTTCTGGATACTCCAAGCTGGTACTTCCTGAGCCTTGCTTAGATCTCCGGACTACACCTTCAAACTCCTCCATCTGCTCTGCCCTCCCTAGCTACCATGCCATCGCAGTAGCATAA